One genomic segment of Bacteroides caccae includes these proteins:
- a CDS encoding DUF6078 family protein, whose translation MNEKINYKDVPKTFLYCNNKQCPRRNKCLRYQATLSIPQEIPYYTAVNPLHIAGNENKCDYFKPFCTSHFASGIDHLLDNISYSIAVAIRRELYTLMGRNMYYRIRNKERLLHPCEQEQIAAIFLKHGIKTKPEFDQYIDKYDW comes from the coding sequence ATGAATGAAAAAATCAATTACAAGGATGTGCCCAAAACTTTTCTATACTGCAACAACAAACAATGTCCGCGTCGTAACAAATGTCTCCGTTATCAAGCTACATTATCTATTCCGCAAGAAATCCCTTATTACACGGCAGTCAATCCACTTCACATAGCAGGAAACGAAAACAAATGTGATTATTTCAAGCCATTCTGCACTTCACACTTTGCTTCCGGTATAGATCATTTGCTAGACAATATATCATATTCTATTGCTGTTGCCATACGTAGAGAACTGTATACGTTAATGGGGCGTAATATGTATTACCGTATCCGCAACAAAGAACGCTTGCTGCATCCTTGCGAGCAAGAACAGATTGCGGCTATCTTTTTGAAACATGGTATTAAGACTAAACCCGAATTTGACCAGTATATTGATAAATACGACTGGTAA
- a CDS encoding TolC family protein, protein MKKEILSAIGIIAGILFGTTLSLSAQEKLSLKQCREMALKYNKEMAAADRQTEAARLMSLSYKANFFPNFTANGTGIYSTADGSLGIPGGNLPVFMPNPTTGELVSSGFAYFPGLNLDYKVGTVYSGGIQMEQPLYMGGKIRAAYKMSLLGKEMAHLNEALTTSEVLLNTDKAYVQLVKAKEMKKVAEKYHALLTELSRNVKSAHQHGMKPQNDVLKVQVKLNDSELSLRKADNALRLASMNLCHYIGRPLTTQIDISDDFPEVEQEWKIQVSDITARPEYGILNKQVAIAEQEVKLNRSELLPRIGVRGSYDYLHGLEINDETFMKKGAFSVFLNVSVPLFHFGERTNKVKSAKAKLEQTRLEQENASEKMLLELIQAANNLDEARLETELSDRSLEQAEENMKVSGKQYEVGLETLSDYLEAQMLWQQAYQTRVDAHFQLYVNYIAYLKAAGQLHPTD, encoded by the coding sequence ATGAAAAAAGAGATTCTTTCAGCCATTGGAATAATAGCGGGCATATTGTTCGGCACAACGCTTTCTCTTTCCGCACAAGAGAAACTAAGCCTGAAACAATGCCGCGAAATGGCGTTGAAATACAATAAGGAAATGGCTGCTGCCGACCGGCAGACAGAAGCAGCGCGGTTGATGTCCCTCAGCTATAAAGCCAATTTTTTCCCGAACTTTACCGCCAACGGAACAGGGATTTACAGCACTGCCGATGGAAGTCTCGGCATTCCGGGCGGTAATCTCCCTGTTTTCATGCCCAACCCCACTACGGGAGAACTGGTATCCAGCGGTTTCGCCTATTTCCCCGGGTTGAACCTGGATTATAAAGTAGGAACCGTTTATTCCGGCGGCATACAAATGGAGCAGCCTCTCTATATGGGCGGCAAAATTCGTGCGGCCTATAAAATGTCTTTGCTGGGTAAAGAGATGGCTCACCTGAACGAAGCGCTGACTACCTCGGAAGTTCTTCTGAATACGGACAAAGCTTACGTCCAACTAGTGAAAGCCAAAGAAATGAAGAAAGTGGCCGAGAAATATCACGCTTTATTGACGGAACTGTCCCGGAACGTGAAAAGTGCCCACCAACATGGCATGAAACCTCAGAATGACGTATTGAAAGTGCAAGTGAAGCTCAACGACAGCGAACTTTCTTTGCGTAAGGCAGACAATGCCCTTCGCCTTGCTTCCATGAATCTTTGCCATTACATCGGACGTCCCTTGACAACGCAAATTGATATTTCCGATGACTTCCCCGAAGTGGAACAGGAGTGGAAAATCCAGGTTTCCGATATTACCGCCCGTCCGGAATATGGAATACTGAACAAACAAGTTGCTATCGCTGAGCAGGAAGTGAAGCTGAACCGTAGTGAATTGCTCCCTCGTATCGGCGTCAGAGGCAGCTACGACTATCTTCACGGGCTGGAAATCAACGACGAAACATTTATGAAAAAAGGAGCTTTCTCCGTTTTTTTGAATGTCTCCGTCCCCCTGTTTCATTTTGGTGAACGTACCAATAAGGTAAAATCCGCCAAAGCGAAACTCGAACAAACCCGTCTTGAACAAGAAAATGCCAGTGAAAAGATGTTGCTGGAATTAATACAGGCAGCCAATAACTTGGATGAGGCGCGTCTTGAAACGGAACTTTCCGATCGTTCACTGGAACAGGCGGAAGAAAATATGAAAGTCAGCGGCAAACAGTATGAGGTCGGACTGGAAACTCTCTCGGATTATTTGGAAGCGCAAATGCTCTGGCAACAGGCTTACCAGACACGTGTAGACGCTCATTTCCAACTGTATGTGAATTATATTGCTTATCTGAAAGCGGCGGGGCAACTGCATCCGACCGACTAA